From the genome of Methanobacterium sp., one region includes:
- a CDS encoding VOC family protein yields the protein MKDLKAKGAKIIMEPIPITVGTLAFIEDPNGARIALIQHNQSF from the coding sequence ATTAAAGATCTTAAAGCAAAAGGTGCTAAAATCATAATGGAACCTATACCTATAACCGTGGGGACTCTGGCATTCATAGAAGATCCCAATGGGGCTAGAATAGCACTAATTCAACACAATCAATCCTTTTAA
- a CDS encoding MFS transporter, producing the protein MSSSPYKWGVVLIACMAIFIIVLDSSAMNVAISTLVVELNTSLSVIQAIIALYALIIASFMLLGSKIQDILGRKKTFMVGLMVYASGTIIATLSINAGMLLLGWAVLEGIGAAMILPATTTLVGASYEGKDKVTAFGIWGGIAAVGAAVGPIVGGVFTTYLSWRLVFGSELIFVVIILLFRHYLTESKPTLKWKDLDIVGALLSIVSLILIVLGILLLSKPQNWEYVSVLVVSGSILFVIFLLWERRRINRDLEPLSDITLLKNRVFGLGNLNSVIQQIPLAGFLFIIPVFLQQVTKLNAFDTGLALLPASVTILIFSLIGAKLSSVLESKYIVMIGFVVAAAGTYILGGVFNLNTQIIDLVPGTVVFGVGIGLLLSQLTNLTMSAAGDDQETDASGLLNCFKNLGYSLGTALIGVLLLLGIFGGLTSGIETSGVAGNMSTQQIQDGLMSYVEKMQTGTPPIPPELVPYSTQIINSSISSAMKQTFTVLSLILLLGFITSIFLPSTKKAD; encoded by the coding sequence ATGAGCAGTAGTCCGTATAAATGGGGAGTAGTTTTAATTGCCTGCATGGCAATCTTTATCATTGTTTTAGATTCATCAGCAATGAACGTGGCCATAAGTACGCTGGTTGTAGAGTTAAACACAAGTTTATCTGTTATCCAAGCCATTATAGCATTATATGCCCTGATAATTGCTTCTTTTATGTTGTTGGGGAGTAAAATCCAGGATATTCTGGGTAGAAAGAAAACATTCATGGTGGGGCTGATGGTATATGCTTCAGGGACAATCATTGCCACCTTAAGTATCAATGCAGGGATGCTTCTTTTAGGATGGGCTGTTCTGGAGGGTATTGGTGCGGCGATGATTTTACCGGCCACCACCACCCTAGTGGGGGCCAGTTATGAAGGTAAGGATAAGGTCACTGCCTTTGGGATATGGGGAGGTATTGCAGCAGTGGGTGCTGCAGTGGGACCCATTGTGGGTGGGGTTTTCACCACCTACCTCAGCTGGAGACTGGTGTTTGGATCAGAGCTGATATTTGTTGTGATTATATTACTATTCCGGCACTACTTAACCGAATCAAAACCAACCCTCAAATGGAAAGATTTAGACATAGTGGGGGCGTTACTTTCCATAGTTTCTTTGATACTAATTGTTCTGGGTATTCTACTTCTCAGCAAACCACAGAACTGGGAATATGTATCGGTACTGGTGGTTTCAGGTTCAATTCTCTTTGTAATCTTTCTATTATGGGAGAGAAGAAGGATCAATAGGGATTTGGAACCATTATCAGATATAACCCTGCTGAAAAATCGTGTGTTTGGATTGGGAAACCTGAACTCGGTTATACAGCAGATACCCCTGGCAGGGTTTCTTTTCATCATCCCAGTATTCCTGCAGCAGGTAACCAAACTAAACGCCTTTGACACTGGTTTGGCCCTCTTACCTGCTTCGGTAACCATTCTAATCTTTTCACTCATTGGTGCCAAATTATCATCGGTTCTAGAGTCCAAGTATATCGTTATGATTGGATTTGTGGTTGCCGCAGCAGGGACCTATATACTTGGCGGGGTATTCAACCTGAACACCCAGATAATAGACCTGGTGCCGGGTACGGTTGTTTTTGGTGTGGGTATTGGTTTACTCCTCTCCCAGTTAACCAATCTCACCATGTCAGCAGCAGGTGATGATCAGGAAACTGATGCTTCTGGTTTGCTTAATTGCTTTAAAAATCTGGGTTACTCCCTGGGAACAGCTTTGATAGGGGTTTTGCTCCTGCTGGGCATATTTGGTGGATTGACCTCTGGAATAGAAACATCGGGGGTGGCTGGTAACATGTCCACTCAACAAATTCAGGATGGTCTTATGAGTTATGTGGAAAAGATGCAGACTGGTACTCCTCCCATACCACCAGAACTGGTGCCTTACTCTACCCAGATTATAAATTCATCCATAAGCTCTGCAATGAAGCAAACATTCACGGTATTATCCTTGATCCTGCTTTTAGGATTCATTACCAGCATATTCCTTCCATCAACCAAAAAGGCAGATTAA
- a CDS encoding MDR family MFS transporter, which translates to MDYENHYKLPKNRIILIMAGLMVGLLVAAFDYSIMGTAMPKVINSLQGMEYYTWPFTAYMLTSTIAIILFGKLSDIYGRKHVLILGIITFVITSVMCGFSTSMYQLILFRGLQGIGGGILVSLPFMVVGEIFSPRERAKYMGILGSVFGLADVLGPIIGGVVTDTFGWRWVFFINIPVGIAAVCIICYSLPNFKLPDVKKIIDYSGIITFTLTLSSLFLALTLAGDLNTYSSAEIAGLLVFLGIMFILFISAEKRATEPILPLHLFKNPIYNVSSLESFIAAALMFCGIIYVPLFAQGVLGISATNSGLLMIPMLFSLTLASVITGEIISRTGRYKKLVIAEFIITGIGVVLLSSMNINTPYYLLLVYSTVLGIGSGMAYTIFNVAVQNAFPLREIGIVTASIRFFRNVGTIVFVSIFGYIMNFTLASSATATVSYTQALALSIQNIFLVAIVLAFVGLVVAFFLEEIPLGDENESDEDAS; encoded by the coding sequence ATGGACTATGAAAACCATTATAAACTTCCTAAGAATAGAATAATCCTGATTATGGCCGGGTTAATGGTTGGGCTTCTGGTAGCTGCCTTTGATTATTCAATCATGGGAACAGCTATGCCTAAAGTTATTAACAGTTTACAGGGAATGGAATATTATACATGGCCCTTTACAGCCTATATGTTAACTTCAACCATTGCCATAATCCTTTTTGGTAAACTATCAGATATTTACGGTAGAAAACATGTTTTAATCCTTGGGATCATCACATTTGTTATAACTTCAGTTATGTGCGGGTTTTCCACCAGTATGTATCAACTGATCTTGTTTAGAGGGCTTCAGGGAATTGGGGGTGGAATTTTAGTATCCCTCCCATTTATGGTGGTTGGAGAAATTTTCTCTCCAAGGGAAAGAGCCAAATACATGGGAATACTGGGATCAGTATTTGGACTGGCAGATGTTTTAGGGCCGATTATTGGTGGAGTGGTCACTGATACTTTCGGCTGGAGATGGGTGTTTTTTATAAATATTCCAGTGGGGATCGCCGCTGTATGCATAATCTGTTATTCTCTTCCCAACTTCAAATTACCAGATGTTAAAAAAATCATTGACTACTCCGGGATCATAACCTTTACACTAACTTTAAGTTCACTGTTTCTGGCACTAACACTGGCTGGAGATTTAAATACATATTCATCAGCTGAGATAGCTGGACTTCTTGTATTTTTAGGAATCATGTTTATACTGTTCATCTCGGCTGAAAAAAGAGCAACAGAACCCATTTTACCATTACATCTATTTAAAAATCCAATATACAATGTATCCTCATTAGAAAGCTTTATAGCCGCAGCATTGATGTTCTGCGGGATAATTTACGTCCCCTTATTTGCACAGGGCGTTTTAGGTATTAGTGCAACAAATTCAGGTCTCCTCATGATCCCTATGCTTTTCAGTCTTACATTGGCCTCAGTAATCACCGGAGAAATAATTTCAAGGACAGGGAGATACAAAAAGCTGGTGATTGCTGAATTTATCATAACCGGAATAGGAGTTGTGCTTTTATCTTCAATGAATATTAATACACCGTATTACCTTTTGCTAGTCTATTCTACTGTTCTGGGTATTGGTTCAGGAATGGCCTATACAATATTCAATGTGGCAGTGCAGAATGCATTTCCACTACGAGAAATAGGTATTGTAACCGCTTCTATACGGTTTTTCAGAAATGTGGGTACCATTGTGTTCGTTTCAATATTTGGATACATAATGAATTTCACACTGGCTAGTTCTGCTACCGCTACTGTAAGTTATACTCAGGCTTTAGCACTTTCTATCCAGAATATTTTTTTAGTGGCCATAGTATTGGCCTTTGTAGGACTCGTTGTTGCATTCTTCCTTGAAGAAATACCTTTGGGTGATGAAAATGAATCAGATGAAGATGCATCCTAA
- a CDS encoding VOC family protein has protein sequence MKVKYTTIIVKDMDESIKFYTDVLGFEIDSQYHLGPAGEITLLKGEGEAMIELIKNPEDEPGLFSIGMDVEDVHGTVTDLKAKGAKIIMEPVPITVGLLAFIEDPSGARIALIQHN, from the coding sequence ATGAAAGTTAAATACACTACTATCATTGTTAAGGATATGGATGAGTCTATTAAGTTTTACACCGATGTTTTGGGGTTTGAAATAGATAGTCAGTACCATCTGGGGCCTGCCGGAGAAATCACCCTGCTGAAGGGTGAGGGGGAGGCTATGATAGAACTCATTAAAAACCCGGAAGATGAACCTGGACTATTTTCAATAGGAATGGATGTTGAGGATGTTCATGGTACAGTTACAGATCTTAAAGCTAAGGGTGCTAAAATCATAATGGAACCGGTTCCCATAACAGTAGGATTACTAGCATTCATAGAAGACCCCAGTGGGGCCAGAATAGCGCTAATCCAACACAATTAA
- a CDS encoding DUF169 domain-containing protein, whose translation MDFNRLGNNLNQLLKLENEPVAIKWSVNEPENVEKEEGKSRFCSKLEKAMKGEMFYATLEEEECMGGARYSGLKSMSEYPANVQSGAFMVPRGLYKDIPAVQRSRKNETYIEPGIFSAIIFAPLNKAEFEPDVVFIVCNVKQGMEVLHANAYDSGSHGLGADAAPICSSMAAAPYMTGKVTYGFGDVGARQNMDINSGEIMVSIPGSDLSRIVSNLSQMRTKMLFKEE comes from the coding sequence ATGGATTTTAATAGATTAGGAAATAATTTAAACCAACTTTTAAAATTGGAAAACGAACCAGTAGCCATAAAATGGTCTGTAAACGAACCAGAAAACGTTGAAAAGGAAGAGGGTAAATCAAGATTCTGCAGTAAACTTGAAAAAGCCATGAAAGGCGAAATGTTCTATGCAACTTTAGAAGAGGAGGAATGTATGGGTGGTGCCAGATACTCTGGACTTAAAAGTATGAGTGAATACCCGGCAAATGTACAAAGTGGTGCATTTATGGTTCCAAGGGGCCTATACAAGGATATTCCGGCAGTGCAGCGTTCAAGGAAAAATGAAACATACATAGAACCTGGAATTTTCAGTGCAATTATCTTCGCCCCGCTTAATAAGGCAGAATTTGAACCAGATGTTGTATTTATAGTCTGTAACGTGAAACAGGGAATGGAAGTACTCCATGCCAATGCATATGATTCAGGATCACATGGGCTGGGCGCTGACGCAGCCCCCATATGCAGTTCAATGGCTGCAGCTCCCTATATGACTGGAAAAGTCACTTATGGATTTGGTGACGTTGGAGCAAGACAAAATATGGATATAAATTCTGGAGAAATCATGGTCAGTATTCCTGGAAGTGATTTATCCCGTATTGTTTCTAATTTGAGTCAAATGAGAACTAAAATGCTATTTAAGGAAGAATAA
- a CDS encoding PAS domain S-box protein, producing MEQKDIRVADLTFAIIDASPIPQFIINHNHKVIFWNKALEKYTGSMASEILGTNKHRTILYHKERPLMADLLVDRDLEGIREWYKDKCRKSPYVENAFEAEDFFPDVGENGTWLYFTAAEIRDGKGDIIGVLETLEDITERKNAELKLRHSEDEWELTFNALPDPIAIIDGNHNIKKVNKAMAQGLHTDSSNLVGVKCYSVVHGTSEPPSFCPHSLLIQDQQPHSSEFFIDKLHGDYSVSVSPIIDDDGQLRGSIHLAHDVTQRRQMEVALTENEEKFREVFNNANDMISLNLMKEDGLPGNFLEVNQVGQKRLGYTREEFLSMSPADIVAPDFRDKMPENAKALRKNGHANFEMIHVTKEGKRIQVEVSNHLFQLQGQEVAIAVSRDITERKKVEKALVESEKKYRTLFENMLEGFAYCKMLFDDEGHPQDWIYIDVNSAFYKLTGLENIEGKKITEAIPGIIEAQPELFEIYGRVAMTGVSESIETYFKPLQIWLNISVFSPAREYFVAVFENITQRKQAEIALTESEEKYRLISENSGDVIWVMDINSQKFTYVSPSVYKLRGYTAEEVLNQSLEDVLTSESYQYIMEKLPLKIQAFLSGDESVKMQTFRVDQVCKDGSIVPTEAVTNIMTGNAGNITGVLAVSRDITKRVEMEEEIQQSLHEKEMLLKEIHHRVKNNLMIISSLLNLQSRYIKDKEALGIFKESQSRANSMALIHERLYRSTDLKRINFGDYIRTLSKDLFHTYADGSGRINLDIDVEDVMMDINTSIPLGLILNELVSNALKHGFPDGMSGDITVDFKLIGDQYQLKIGDTGIAFPEDIDYRNTESLGLQLVNNLTRQIDGQIELDTSNGTEFCIKFKETKYGKSK from the coding sequence ATGGAGCAAAAAGATATTAGGGTTGCTGATTTAACTTTTGCAATAATAGATGCATCTCCCATTCCTCAATTTATCATAAATCACAATCACAAGGTTATTTTTTGGAATAAAGCCCTTGAAAAATACACCGGAAGCATGGCCAGTGAAATACTGGGAACAAATAAACACCGTACAATATTGTACCATAAAGAAAGACCGTTAATGGCTGATTTACTCGTGGACCGTGATCTAGAGGGGATCCGGGAATGGTACAAGGACAAGTGCAGAAAATCCCCCTACGTAGAAAATGCCTTTGAAGCCGAGGATTTCTTCCCGGACGTTGGTGAAAATGGCACATGGCTCTATTTCACCGCTGCAGAAATCAGAGATGGTAAAGGAGATATTATTGGTGTTTTAGAGACATTAGAAGATATTACTGAACGTAAAAATGCGGAATTAAAACTGAGACATTCTGAAGATGAGTGGGAACTCACCTTTAATGCCTTGCCTGATCCCATAGCCATTATTGATGGGAACCATAACATAAAAAAGGTTAATAAAGCCATGGCCCAGGGCCTACATACTGACTCAAGTAATCTGGTTGGTGTGAAATGTTATTCAGTGGTTCATGGCACCAGCGAGCCACCCTCTTTCTGTCCCCATTCCTTGCTCATACAGGATCAACAACCTCACAGCAGTGAATTCTTCATTGATAAACTCCACGGAGATTACAGTGTCTCAGTTTCACCCATAATCGATGATGATGGCCAGTTGAGAGGTAGCATCCATTTAGCTCATGATGTGACACAACGCCGACAAATGGAGGTTGCCTTAACGGAAAATGAAGAGAAGTTCCGGGAAGTGTTCAACAATGCCAATGACATGATCAGTTTGAACCTTATGAAAGAAGATGGCCTTCCAGGTAACTTTCTGGAGGTAAACCAGGTAGGTCAAAAAAGACTGGGTTACACCAGGGAAGAGTTTTTGAGTATGTCTCCAGCAGATATTGTGGCCCCTGATTTCCGGGATAAAATGCCTGAAAATGCAAAAGCCCTCAGAAAAAATGGTCATGCTAATTTTGAGATGATTCACGTTACCAAGGAGGGAAAACGAATACAGGTAGAAGTGAGCAATCACCTCTTCCAACTTCAGGGCCAGGAAGTTGCCATTGCTGTTTCCCGTGACATCACCGAACGTAAGAAAGTTGAAAAAGCTTTGGTGGAAAGTGAGAAAAAGTACAGAACCTTATTTGAAAACATGCTGGAAGGATTTGCCTACTGTAAAATGCTCTTTGATGATGAAGGCCATCCCCAGGACTGGATATACATCGATGTTAACAGTGCTTTTTACAAACTCACCGGTCTGGAAAACATCGAAGGAAAAAAAATTACAGAAGCCATTCCGGGAATCATAGAAGCGCAACCAGAATTATTTGAGATATACGGCCGTGTTGCCATGACTGGAGTGTCTGAATCAATAGAAACCTATTTCAAACCCCTCCAAATCTGGTTGAACATATCCGTATTCAGCCCAGCCCGGGAATACTTTGTGGCGGTTTTCGAAAATATAACCCAACGCAAGCAAGCAGAAATAGCTTTAACCGAAAGTGAAGAGAAGTACCGTCTCATTTCAGAGAATTCCGGTGATGTTATATGGGTAATGGACATAAACTCTCAGAAATTTACATATGTAAGTCCATCAGTTTATAAATTAAGGGGATACACAGCAGAAGAAGTGTTAAACCAATCCCTGGAAGATGTGTTAACCTCGGAATCATACCAGTACATAATGGAAAAGTTACCATTGAAAATTCAGGCCTTCCTTTCTGGAGATGAATCTGTCAAAATGCAGACATTCCGGGTTGACCAGGTATGTAAAGATGGTAGCATAGTTCCCACAGAAGCTGTAACCAATATAATGACCGGCAATGCGGGAAATATAACTGGTGTGCTTGCGGTTAGTAGAGATATCACCAAAAGGGTGGAAATGGAAGAGGAAATACAGCAGTCCCTCCATGAAAAGGAAATGCTCCTTAAAGAAATTCATCACCGGGTTAAGAACAATCTGATGATCATATCCAGTCTACTGAATTTACAGTCACGGTACATTAAGGATAAAGAGGCTTTAGGTATTTTTAAGGAGAGTCAAAGCCGGGCAAACTCCATGGCATTAATACACGAAAGACTGTACCGATCCACGGATCTAAAACGGATCAACTTCGGTGACTATATTCGAACACTATCCAAAGACCTTTTCCACACCTATGCTGATGGTTCTGGCCGGATCAACCTGGATATTGATGTTGAAGATGTGATGATGGATATCAACACATCCATTCCCCTGGGATTGATCCTGAATGAACTGGTGTCCAATGCCCTTAAACATGGATTCCCTGATGGAATGTCTGGTGATATAACCGTTGATTTCAAATTAATCGGTGACCAGTACCAATTAAAAATCGGTGACACGGGAATAGCTTTTCCTGAAGATATAGACTACCGTAACACTGAATCACTTGGATTACAATTGGTTAACAATTTAACTCGTCAAATTGATGGTCAAATAGAACTGGACACCTCCAATGGAACTGAATTCTGCATTAAATTCAAAGAAACTAAATACGGAAAATCAAAGTAA
- a CDS encoding ATP-binding protein, with product MDNLEDIILDLIDSKREGTYWDFKEEPHEDNASLLHDLICLANCNHEGDRYLILGVTDPAKGCEIKGLTSEQKNRKNQVKLVDFLSNVHFAAENRPEIEVQTLKIDEKEIDVIIIENKRFKPYFLTKDYNKSKKEKIVRANYIYTRIGDKNTSIDKSADYNHIKMMWKEQFGLNLKIEDRFKELLGDYKNWECEFDERRSAYHKIHPEFTIEISKPEERGMEPFCAFYLDNSGFYGKVFFKHNSTVIFECEYAYCDGCRVLFPSPSFMYIFKDKDTHGFYCYNLEEFDGLFASILLKNSFNFDTRTSGFPFIIFEDHNDLTVFSNYLKNNFNIIGDMETDELLNLNDPNEYRRMINLETLEKIKRFYEENWII from the coding sequence TTGGATAACTTAGAAGATATAATACTAGATTTAATTGATAGTAAACGTGAAGGTACATATTGGGATTTTAAAGAAGAACCTCACGAAGATAATGCATCATTATTGCATGATCTTATATGTTTAGCTAATTGTAACCATGAAGGGGATAGATATTTAATTTTGGGAGTTACTGATCCTGCTAAGGGCTGTGAAATAAAAGGATTAACCTCAGAACAAAAAAATAGGAAAAATCAAGTGAAATTAGTAGATTTTTTAAGTAATGTTCATTTTGCAGCGGAAAACCGTCCTGAAATTGAAGTTCAAACATTAAAAATTGATGAAAAAGAAATAGATGTTATCATAATTGAAAATAAGAGATTTAAACCATATTTTTTAACTAAAGATTATAATAAAAGCAAAAAAGAGAAAATTGTTAGAGCAAATTATATATACACTAGAATAGGCGATAAAAATACTAGTATTGATAAATCGGCAGATTATAATCATATAAAAATGATGTGGAAAGAACAATTTGGATTAAATTTAAAAATTGAAGATAGATTTAAAGAATTATTAGGAGATTATAAGAATTGGGAATGTGAATTTGACGAGCGGAGATCAGCATATCATAAAATACATCCAGAATTCACAATCGAAATTTCAAAACCTGAAGAGAGAGGTATGGAACCTTTTTGTGCTTTTTATTTAGATAATTCGGGGTTTTATGGAAAAGTTTTCTTTAAACATAATTCAACAGTAATATTTGAATGTGAATATGCTTATTGTGATGGGTGCCGAGTATTATTTCCATCACCTTCTTTTATGTACATATTTAAAGACAAAGACACTCATGGATTTTATTGTTACAATTTAGAAGAATTTGATGGATTATTTGCAAGTATATTATTAAAAAATAGTTTTAATTTTGATACTAGAACTTCAGGATTCCCGTTCATTATTTTTGAAGATCATAATGATTTAACTGTATTTTCGAATTATTTGAAAAATAATTTCAATATAATTGGAGATATGGAAACTGATGAACTTTTAAATTTAAACGATCCTAATGAGTACCGCCGAATGATTAATTTAGAAACTTTAGAAAAAATAAAAAGGTTTTATGAAGAAAACTGGATAATTTAA
- a CDS encoding TetR/AcrR family transcriptional regulator, translated as MALAKWKEREKEQRRNDIIDAARKLFAKKNLDEVSMDKIANEVGFGKGTLYLYFKNKESLYFAVTLRSTRIWAEMVKKEVKKGNTSLEKLKLYGNANREFSNKYPDDFRLLYSPSSIKKQFDMDKMTSSDQFQEERDLFKEIMFIGIDLIQKGIDEGEIRPDVDPTEAAILLSVIFNGNVNMGDWSKEILESKGIGEQKFTNDIGDFFLHMLMK; from the coding sequence ATGGCACTGGCAAAATGGAAGGAAAGAGAAAAAGAACAACGTCGAAATGATATTATCGATGCTGCTAGGAAACTATTCGCTAAAAAAAACCTTGATGAAGTTTCAATGGATAAAATAGCAAATGAAGTTGGTTTTGGCAAAGGTACGCTTTATCTTTATTTTAAAAATAAAGAATCATTATACTTTGCTGTAACCTTACGCAGTACTCGAATTTGGGCAGAAATGGTTAAAAAAGAGGTTAAAAAGGGAAATACTAGTTTAGAAAAGTTAAAATTATATGGAAATGCAAATAGGGAGTTTTCTAATAAATACCCCGATGATTTCAGGCTATTGTATTCCCCTTCATCAATTAAAAAACAATTTGATATGGATAAAATGACGAGTAGTGACCAGTTCCAAGAAGAAAGGGACTTATTCAAAGAAATAATGTTCATAGGAATAGATTTGATACAAAAAGGAATAGATGAGGGTGAAATCAGACCCGATGTGGATCCTACTGAAGCTGCTATTCTCCTATCAGTAATCTTCAATGGTAATGTGAATATGGGGGACTGGAGTAAAGAGATACTGGAAAGCAAGGGGATTGGTGAACAAAAATTTACCAATGATATAGGGGACTTTTTTCTCCACATGTTAATGAAATAA
- a CDS encoding cation:proton antiporter yields MEFQYVAFSVAIIILLGLLFSKLFKQIKLPGLLGMLILGIIIGPYGLNLIDKAILNISGDLRAIALIIILLRAGFGIHMDSLRKVGMSAVKMSFIPDVVEGLTVMFVAHYLLGLPFVEAGMLGFIIAAVSPAVIVPQMLSFIKRRMGTSKGIPLIILTGASVDDVVSITIFSIFLGIYGGQQVNYLMTVLSIPLQFALGILFGLIIAVILIYVFKRFNIRNTEKTLIILASAIILKNLGDALSSLVPIAALVGVMVIGFVILGKMPELGMQISGKFDKIWIFAEILLFVLVGAQVNIYLAASFAVVGLTIIIIGLMARSAGVYLSLLGSNLNLQEKIFCIIAYMPKATVQAAIGAIPLSMGVASGQEILAIAVIAILFTAPLGALGVSWYGEKALKVDK; encoded by the coding sequence ATGGAATTTCAGTACGTGGCCTTTAGCGTAGCCATTATAATCTTACTTGGTCTATTATTCAGCAAACTCTTTAAACAAATTAAACTCCCCGGATTACTGGGAATGCTTATTTTGGGCATAATTATTGGTCCGTATGGATTGAATCTCATTGATAAAGCCATACTAAATATATCTGGGGATTTAAGGGCAATAGCACTTATCATAATTCTATTGAGGGCAGGATTTGGAATCCACATGGATAGCCTGCGGAAGGTTGGAATGTCCGCTGTTAAAATGAGTTTTATCCCGGATGTGGTTGAGGGACTCACTGTAATGTTCGTAGCCCACTATCTTTTAGGTTTACCTTTTGTTGAAGCAGGAATGCTGGGTTTTATCATTGCAGCGGTATCCCCTGCAGTTATCGTCCCCCAAATGCTTTCATTCATCAAGAGAAGGATGGGAACTAGTAAAGGAATCCCACTTATCATATTAACCGGTGCTTCAGTTGATGATGTGGTTTCCATCACCATCTTTTCCATATTCCTGGGAATATACGGAGGCCAGCAGGTAAACTATCTAATGACAGTTCTGAGTATTCCCTTACAATTTGCTCTTGGAATTCTATTTGGACTGATCATTGCGGTTATCTTAATATATGTCTTCAAACGCTTTAACATACGTAACACCGAGAAGACACTGATAATCCTCGCTTCAGCCATCATATTAAAGAATTTAGGTGATGCATTAAGCAGTTTGGTTCCAATTGCAGCTCTGGTAGGTGTTATGGTGATTGGTTTTGTTATACTGGGGAAAATGCCAGAACTGGGAATGCAGATTTCGGGTAAATTTGATAAAATATGGATATTTGCAGAAATACTGCTCTTTGTACTGGTGGGAGCACAAGTGAACATCTACCTGGCAGCTTCATTTGCAGTGGTGGGTCTGACCATAATCATAATAGGTTTAATGGCACGCAGTGCAGGGGTATACTTGTCACTATTGGGTTCAAATCTAAATTTACAGGAAAAAATCTTCTGCATAATTGCTTACATGCCCAAAGCAACGGTACAGGCAGCCATAGGTGCTATTCCACTTTCAATGGGTGTTGCATCCGGGCAAGAGATTCTGGCCATAGCTGTAATTGCCATATTATTCACTGCACCCCTAGGTGCCCTGGGAGTTAGTTGGTATGGTGAAAAGGCGCTTAAAGTTGATAAATAG
- a CDS encoding tetratricopeptide repeat protein, which yields MRVEAWNNKGSTQDMLGKYKESIECYDKVLEINPNNKTAQNNKMLSYQNLELKNKY from the coding sequence GTGCGTGTTGAAGCATGGAATAATAAAGGCAGTACTCAGGATATGTTAGGAAAATACAAGGAATCTATTGAATGCTATGATAAAGTTTTAGAAATAAATCCAAATAACAAAACTGCCCAAAATAATAAAATGTTATCATATCAAAATTTAGAATTGAAGAATAAATATTAA
- the dapB gene encoding 4-hydroxy-tetrahydrodipicolinate reductase → MIKVAVTGAGGRISSKIIKTILKQEDMEVVAVIGAPNTPLEGKDAGEVMGVGKIGIPVNGAQGLADVLNEKKPDVLVDFTIASATVSTIRTAAECGVNVVVGTTGLSDEPMITESIEENNIKAVISPNMAVGVNVFFKIIKDLAKILPDYDIEIIEAHHKHKVDAPSGTACKAYEIIADELGRVKDEFCVCGRHGMVSARSPGEIGVHAVRGGDIVGDHTVLFAGEGERLEIIHRAGSRQAFVTGAIKAIRYIDFEAPEGKISTMADVLGIK, encoded by the coding sequence GTGATTAAAGTGGCTGTAACCGGCGCAGGTGGGAGAATAAGTTCCAAAATAATTAAAACCATACTCAAACAGGAAGATATGGAAGTTGTGGCAGTTATAGGGGCACCAAATACTCCACTTGAAGGAAAAGATGCGGGTGAAGTAATGGGCGTAGGAAAGATCGGTATCCCTGTAAATGGTGCACAAGGGCTTGCAGATGTCTTAAATGAAAAGAAACCTGATGTTCTTGTTGATTTTACCATAGCAAGTGCCACGGTGAGTACAATAAGAACTGCGGCAGAATGTGGTGTTAATGTAGTTGTAGGCACAACAGGACTTTCAGATGAACCGATGATAACTGAATCCATTGAAGAGAATAATATAAAAGCAGTTATCTCTCCAAACATGGCAGTAGGTGTTAATGTGTTTTTTAAAATCATCAAAGACCTTGCAAAGATTCTCCCAGATTATGATATTGAAATAATAGAAGCTCATCACAAACATAAAGTGGATGCACCTTCTGGCACAGCCTGTAAAGCTTATGAAATTATTGCTGATGAACTAGGGAGAGTAAAAGATGAATTCTGTGTCTGTGGTAGACATGGAATGGTGAGTGCACGAAGTCCTGGGGAAATAGGAGTACATGCAGTTCGTGGTGGGGATATTGTTGGAGATCATACCGTACTTTTTGCTGGTGAGGGTGAAAGATTGGAAATTATCCACAGAGCAGGAAGCAGGCAGGCATTTGTAACTGGAGCGATTAAAGCAATACGATATATTGATTTTGAAGCTCCTGAGGGAAAAATCAGTACCATGGCTGATGTTCTTGGTATAAAATAA